Proteins encoded together in one Candidatus Bathyarchaeota archaeon window:
- the rpmC gene encoding 50S ribosomal protein L29, with protein MSQIREMSREDQERRLGEFRTELSKVNTTIQSGGSLDNPGRVKSLKKAIARVLTVMREDELS; from the coding sequence ATGAGTCAGATACGGGAAATGTCTCGTGAGGATCAAGAGAGACGCCTCGGTGAGTTCAGGACTGAGCTTTCTAAGGTTAATACAACGATCCAATCTGGAGGCTCCCTTGATAACCCTGGCAGGGTCAAGTCCCTTAAGAAGGCCATCGCAAGGGTGCTCACCGTTATGCGGGAGGATGAACTCTCCTAA
- a CDS encoding 30S ribosomal protein S17 gives MMSFKEPETKCDDIDCPFHGNLSTRGRILEGTVMSDKMAKSVIISIEYTKYYPKYERYARLHNRIPAHNPPCIDARRGDKVKIAECRPLSKTKTFVVVEKE, from the coding sequence ATGATGTCATTCAAAGAACCAGAGACCAAGTGCGACGATATTGACTGTCCTTTCCACGGAAACCTCAGCACAAGGGGTCGAATCCTAGAGGGCACAGTCATGAGTGATAAGATGGCAAAATCCGTCATCATTAGCATTGAATATACTAAATATTACCCAAAATACGAAAGGTACGCTAGACTCCACAACCGTATCCCAGCACATAATCCCCCTTGTATTGATGCTAGGCGAGGGGATAAGGTAAAAATCGCCGAGTGCCGTCCCCTCAGTAAAACTAAGACGTTTGTAGTGGTTGAAAAGGAGTAA
- the rplX gene encoding 50S ribosomal protein L24 produces the protein MKKGITKPGKNRKIRFNAPHHTKRKFFSAPLSPSLKTKHGTRSMPIIKDDTVQVTKGDQRLSEGKVLRVDSKRVKIYIGGITRTRMDGSIVQIPIRPENVMITTLNLDDSRRREKLERRGYEMKKGED, from the coding sequence ATGAAGAAAGGGATCACTAAGCCCGGAAAAAACCGAAAGATACGGTTCAACGCCCCTCATCACACTAAAAGGAAGTTCTTTTCTGCCCCATTATCGCCGTCCCTGAAAACTAAGCACGGAACCCGGTCAATGCCTATTATCAAGGACGATACAGTTCAGGTCACAAAAGGAGACCAAAGACTTTCTGAGGGAAAAGTCCTTAGGGTGGACTCAAAGCGGGTTAAGATATATATTGGGGGCATTACTCGAACTAGGATGGACGGTTCTATCGTACAAATTCCAATACGTCCAGAGAACGTTATGATTACAACCTTAAATCTCGACGATAGCCGAAGACGCGAGAAGCTAGAACGCCGGGGTTATGAAATGAAGAAAGGAGAGGACTGA
- a CDS encoding 50S ribosomal protein L14 — MSKRMKRRVGMRRRISTGLVTGSMINCADNTGARKLKLIQVVGYKGVRRRLPPAGVGDLIIVSCRQGTPEMRRQLFNAVVIRQRKPYPRRDGSWIQFYDNAAIILTPDGEMRGSDVKGPVAKEAVERWPRLGTISRIVV; from the coding sequence ATGTCGAAGAGAATGAAGCGTAGGGTAGGAATGCGGCGACGCATTTCCACCGGTCTCGTAACCGGAAGCATGATCAACTGCGCTGATAACACAGGTGCAAGGAAGCTCAAACTCATCCAAGTGGTTGGCTATAAGGGCGTGAGGAGGAGACTTCCACCTGCAGGTGTAGGTGACCTTATCATTGTGTCCTGTAGGCAGGGAACCCCTGAGATGAGAAGGCAACTTTTCAACGCTGTAGTAATACGACAGAGGAAACCCTACCCAAGGCGTGACGGGTCATGGATCCAGTTCTATGATAACGCTGCAATTATCCTCACGCCAGACGGGGAGATGAGAGGCTCTGATGTCAAAGGACCCGTAGCTAAGGAGGCAGTAGAGCGTTGGCCTAGATTAGGCACTATCTCCAGGATTGTGGTCTAA
- a CDS encoding ribonuclease P protein subunit, whose amino-acid sequence MSPISSRNLLRHELIGLRAGVVRSKNSTHHVIDGPIVDESLKTLVINQNGESKRVPKKDATFILKLSSGPVEVEGAVLYGRPEDRIKKKVKRRW is encoded by the coding sequence ATGAGTCCCATTTCTTCAAGGAACCTATTGAGGCATGAGCTTATTGGTCTTAGGGCCGGAGTTGTCAGGAGTAAAAACTCCACCCATCATGTAATAGACGGACCAATTGTCGACGAGAGCCTTAAGACACTGGTAATCAATCAGAACGGTGAATCTAAAAGAGTCCCAAAGAAGGACGCTACATTCATTCTTAAACTCTCCAGCGGTCCGGTTGAGGTCGAGGGCGCGGTTTTGTACGGTAGGCCTGAGGACAGAATCAAAAAGAAGGTTAAAAGAAGATGGTAA